In Vigna radiata var. radiata cultivar VC1973A chromosome 3, Vradiata_ver6, whole genome shotgun sequence, the following proteins share a genomic window:
- the LOC106757309 gene encoding replication protein A 14 kDa subunit B isoform X6 — MDMSNPAAFVSAEILHFYVGRRVRALMQVVRSDGGVVIGKSTDEKQLIVKGFPPAPLTTFVEVFGIVNSDKSIAAEIWINFGDSIDMFNYNKLCQLANGELKYLFLDSILHRILCTEDCETYQTALSAMPLPDVKTLSKD; from the exons ATGGACATGTCAAATCCTGCAGCCTTTGTCAGTGCAGAAATACTGCACTTTTATGTTGGAAGGAGAGTAAGGGCCCTGATGCAGGTTGTGCGATCTGATGGTGGAGTTGTCATTGGGAAATCAACAGATGAGAAACAGCTAATAGTAAAAGGATTTCCCCCTGCTCCTCTTACAACTTTTGTAGAAGTTTTTGGTATTGTTAACAGTGATAAGTCAATTGCTGCTGAGATATGGATCAATTTTGGTGATTCCATCG ATATGTTCAACTACAACAAGCTCTGTCAGCTTGCAAATGGAGAACTTAAATACCTGTTCCT TGATAGCATTTTACATCGGATTCTGTGCACTGAAGATTGTGAAACTTATCAGACTGCATTGTCCGCTATGCCTTTGCCAGATGTTAAGACACTGTCCAAGGACTAA
- the LOC106757309 gene encoding replication protein A 14 kDa subunit B isoform X1 produces MVSHQSLPSSPNPEXLEPNRAEWLIPSIEMRKVLYELEHSLKANLEINLPQFNLYVEKMDMSNPAAFVSAEILHFYVGRRVRALMQVVRSDGGVVIGKSTDEKQLIVKGFPPAPLTTFVEVFGIVNSDKSIAAEIWINFGDSIDMFNYNKLCQLANGELKYLFLDSILHRILCTEDCETYQTALSAMPLPDVKTLSKD; encoded by the exons ATGGTATCCCACCAATCTCTTCCATCTTCACCCAATCCAGAAGNACTTGAACCCAATAGAGCAGAATGGCTAATTCCATCAATCGAAATGAGGAAAGTTCTGTATGAACTAGAACATAGTTTGAAAGCCAATCTTGAGATCAACCTTCCACAATTCAATCTATATGTTGAG AAAATGGACATGTCAAATCCTGCAGCCTTTGTCAGTGCAGAAATACTGCACTTTTATGTTGGAAGGAGAGTAAGGGCCCTGATGCAGGTTGTGCGATCTGATGGTGGAGTTGTCATTGGGAAATCAACAGATGAGAAACAGCTAATAGTAAAAGGATTTCCCCCTGCTCCTCTTACAACTTTTGTAGAAGTTTTTGGTATTGTTAACAGTGATAAGTCAATTGCTGCTGAGATATGGATCAATTTTGGTGATTCCATCG ATATGTTCAACTACAACAAGCTCTGTCAGCTTGCAAATGGAGAACTTAAATACCTGTTCCT TGATAGCATTTTACATCGGATTCTGTGCACTGAAGATTGTGAAACTTATCAGACTGCATTGTCCGCTATGCCTTTGCCAGATGTTAAGACACTGTCCAAGGACTAA
- the LOC106757309 gene encoding replication protein A 14 kDa subunit B isoform X5: MLVKMDMSNPAAFVSAEILHFYVGRRVRALMQVVRSDGGVVIGKSTDEKQLIVKGFPPAPLTTFVEVFGIVNSDKSIAAEIWINFGDSIDMFNYNKLCQLANGELKYLFLDSILHRILCTEDCETYQTALSAMPLPDVKTLSKD; the protein is encoded by the exons ATGCTTGTT AAAATGGACATGTCAAATCCTGCAGCCTTTGTCAGTGCAGAAATACTGCACTTTTATGTTGGAAGGAGAGTAAGGGCCCTGATGCAGGTTGTGCGATCTGATGGTGGAGTTGTCATTGGGAAATCAACAGATGAGAAACAGCTAATAGTAAAAGGATTTCCCCCTGCTCCTCTTACAACTTTTGTAGAAGTTTTTGGTATTGTTAACAGTGATAAGTCAATTGCTGCTGAGATATGGATCAATTTTGGTGATTCCATCG ATATGTTCAACTACAACAAGCTCTGTCAGCTTGCAAATGGAGAACTTAAATACCTGTTCCT TGATAGCATTTTACATCGGATTCTGTGCACTGAAGATTGTGAAACTTATCAGACTGCATTGTCCGCTATGCCTTTGCCAGATGTTAAGACACTGTCCAAGGACTAA
- the LOC106757309 gene encoding replication protein A 14 kDa subunit B isoform X2 translates to MVSHQSLPSSPNPEXLEPNRAEWLIPSIEMRKVLYELEHSLKANLEINLPQFNLYVEKMDMSNPAAFVSAEILHFYVGRRVRALMQVVRSDGGVVIGKSTDEKQLIVKGFPPAPLTTFVEVFGIVNSDKSIAAEIWINFGDSIDMFNYNKLCQLANGELKYLFLTVLQ, encoded by the exons ATGGTATCCCACCAATCTCTTCCATCTTCACCCAATCCAGAAGNACTTGAACCCAATAGAGCAGAATGGCTAATTCCATCAATCGAAATGAGGAAAGTTCTGTATGAACTAGAACATAGTTTGAAAGCCAATCTTGAGATCAACCTTCCACAATTCAATCTATATGTTGAG AAAATGGACATGTCAAATCCTGCAGCCTTTGTCAGTGCAGAAATACTGCACTTTTATGTTGGAAGGAGAGTAAGGGCCCTGATGCAGGTTGTGCGATCTGATGGTGGAGTTGTCATTGGGAAATCAACAGATGAGAAACAGCTAATAGTAAAAGGATTTCCCCCTGCTCCTCTTACAACTTTTGTAGAAGTTTTTGGTATTGTTAACAGTGATAAGTCAATTGCTGCTGAGATATGGATCAATTTTGGTGATTCCATCG ATATGTTCAACTACAACAAGCTCTGTCAGCTTGCAAATGGAGAACTTAAATACCTGTTCCT CACTGTGCTGCAGTGA
- the LOC106757309 gene encoding replication protein A 14 kDa subunit B isoform X4 — translation MVSHQSLPSSPNPEXLEPNRAEWLIPSIEMRKVLYELEHSLKANLEINLPQFNLYVEKMDMSNPAAFVSAEILHFYVGRRVRALMQVVRSDGGVVIGKSTDEKQLIVKGFPPAPLTTFVEVFGIVNSDKSIAAEIWINFGDSIDMFNYNKLCQLANGELKYLFL, via the exons ATGGTATCCCACCAATCTCTTCCATCTTCACCCAATCCAGAAGNACTTGAACCCAATAGAGCAGAATGGCTAATTCCATCAATCGAAATGAGGAAAGTTCTGTATGAACTAGAACATAGTTTGAAAGCCAATCTTGAGATCAACCTTCCACAATTCAATCTATATGTTGAG AAAATGGACATGTCAAATCCTGCAGCCTTTGTCAGTGCAGAAATACTGCACTTTTATGTTGGAAGGAGAGTAAGGGCCCTGATGCAGGTTGTGCGATCTGATGGTGGAGTTGTCATTGGGAAATCAACAGATGAGAAACAGCTAATAGTAAAAGGATTTCCCCCTGCTCCTCTTACAACTTTTGTAGAAGTTTTTGGTATTGTTAACAGTGATAAGTCAATTGCTGCTGAGATATGGATCAATTTTGGTGATTCCATCG ATATGTTCAACTACAACAAGCTCTGTCAGCTTGCAAATGGAGAACTTAAATACCTGTTCCT GTGA
- the LOC106757309 gene encoding replication protein A 14 kDa subunit B isoform X3 encodes MVSHQSLPSSPNPEXLEPNRAEWLIPSIEMRKVLYELEHSLKANLEINLPQFNLYVEKMDMSNPAAFVSAEILHFYVGRRVRALMQVVRSDGGVVIGKSTDEKQLIVKGFPPAPLTTFVEVFGIVNSDKSIAAEIWINFGDSIDMFNYNKLCQLANGELKYLFL; translated from the exons ATGGTATCCCACCAATCTCTTCCATCTTCACCCAATCCAGAAGNACTTGAACCCAATAGAGCAGAATGGCTAATTCCATCAATCGAAATGAGGAAAGTTCTGTATGAACTAGAACATAGTTTGAAAGCCAATCTTGAGATCAACCTTCCACAATTCAATCTATATGTTGAG AAAATGGACATGTCAAATCCTGCAGCCTTTGTCAGTGCAGAAATACTGCACTTTTATGTTGGAAGGAGAGTAAGGGCCCTGATGCAGGTTGTGCGATCTGATGGTGGAGTTGTCATTGGGAAATCAACAGATGAGAAACAGCTAATAGTAAAAGGATTTCCCCCTGCTCCTCTTACAACTTTTGTAGAAGTTTTTGGTATTGTTAACAGTGATAAGTCAATTGCTGCTGAGATATGGATCAATTTTGGTGATTCCATCG ATATGTTCAACTACAACAAGCTCTGTCAGCTTGCAAATGGAGAACTTAAATACCTGTTCCTGTGA